One Sulfurovum zhangzhouensis genomic window, AAGCAGTATTCCTCGCCATTACTTCTGCCACATGTCCCTGCTTTGCTCTCCACTCAGGACCCATCAGGTTTGCTGAATCTCCAATGGCATAAACACCCTCAAATCCTTCTACTTCATTATATTCGTTTGTCAAAACAAAACCTGATTCGCTTAAAGGAAGATCAGAAGCCTCAATAATAGGATGCCCTTTACCCGCTGAGATAAACATCGTTAGATCCGACTCAAGCTTTGTACCATCTTCAAATCTAATACCATCTGCTTCAAAACAAACAATCTTGGAGCCTATTTTCTTTTTGATATGGGTCATTGTGAACATCTTGTCCATCATATCCAATGCTTTTGGTCCCATCTTTTGGCCCGGTTTCTCCATAGGTGCGAAGAATGTCAGTTCGAAGTTATCACGTATACCTTTACGCTTTAGATAAGTATCTACATTAAAAAGTACTTCAAATGCAGGACCACCGCGTACAGCAGAACTGTCCTTAGGATTTCCACCAAAGCCCATTGCGATCTTGCCTTTACCCTGAACGATCAACTTGTCTAGTTTCCCATACAATGCAGTTGCTTCTTCAGGCGCACCGCAAATAGATAGCGAATGTTCTCCCATACCTGGTATAGCGATCTTGCTTTGACCTATTGCAACAACAAGATAGTCATATCCCTCCATCACACGACCACTCTCAAGTGTGACTCTTTTTTGTGTGGCTTCTATCTTACTCACAGGGTCAATGATGAGTTGAAAGCCATGTACTACGGCCAACTTATCAAGGGGGATAGAAACATCTTCTCTGGTCACCTCTCCGGTAGGAATCCAGATCGATGTCGGATAGATATAGAAATAGTCTCTGTCACTTACTAAAGTTACTTCCATTTCGTTTCTTCTAAGAAAGATTGCTGCCTCTACACCGGCAAATCCCCCGCCTAGAACTAAAACTCTCTTTGTAGTTGACATCTCTTACTTCCTTCTTGCTCTAATGTTAATACTTTGATATACCGCTTGTATCATGTTTCTCTACTGTCTCTCCAGGTGAAACATTGTTAAGCGTAATAATGCTGTAAATAGCACCTAACAACAGACCGGAGAGGATAACCAACCAGACTGTTAATCTTTTTTCTATCCGTTCTTTCCCTCTATAATCTTCCAAACTCTCCAGCGAGGGTTCAAACTGCATAAGAACCCTCTTACTTTTTTAGTGCTTCAAGTCTAGGATAAGTAAAGATCAGATTTCTTTCGATCACAATTTTCTCTTTATCATCAATTGCATAGGCCTTGATCTTCACAGGAATAGAAATATCCTTATCATGACTTTGCGCCAAAGGCTCTTTTGTTTCAAGGATTACAACCTCTTTTGATTTAAATCCAGGACCTATTTTGATAGGATCTTTCG contains:
- a CDS encoding NAD(P)/FAD-dependent oxidoreductase → MSTTKRVLVLGGGFAGVEAAIFLRRNEMEVTLVSDRDYFYIYPTSIWIPTGEVTREDVSIPLDKLAVVHGFQLIIDPVSKIEATQKRVTLESGRVMEGYDYLVVAIGQSKIAIPGMGEHSLSICGAPEEATALYGKLDKLIVQGKGKIAMGFGGNPKDSSAVRGGPAFEVLFNVDTYLKRKGIRDNFELTFFAPMEKPGQKMGPKALDMMDKMFTMTHIKKKIGSKIVCFEADGIRFEDGTKLESDLTMFISAGKGHPIIEASDLPLSESGFVLTNEYNEVEGFEGVYAIGDSANLMGPEWRAKQGHVAEVMARNTAYNIFQHSQQIDSRESYIEHLNILCVMDTGNGAAFVYRCEKGSKMIPMPIVGHWMKKGWGWYCKMSKLGKIPRIPGM